The nucleotide window GAACTGGCCTTAGGTGGCGCTGAGGACGATGATTTCATTACCATGAAACAAGACAAGGATAAGTTATACCATCACCGGTGGGCGTCTAATAATAGTGTGGCAGTGGACAGTCAGTTTGCCGACTATCAGCCAATTGCAGATTCCATTCAGCATAACGGGGAACCCGGGATTGTGAACCTCGGACTGTCACGTGACTATGGTCGACTGATTGATGGCCGGCAACCTGGGATCGATGGCGAAGTTGAGGGCACCAATCCCTGTGGTGAAATCTCCCTGAGCAACGGTGAACCTTGCAACCTATTTGAAGTCTTTCCCAGTGTGGCCGAGGAACAGGGGTGGCAATTAGAAGATGCTTTTGAATTAGGAGCTCGTTACACGAAACGGGTAACCTTTAGTCATTATGACTGGGAGGTTTCCCGGAAAGCTATTCACAAGAATCGGCGAATTGGGGTCTCCATGTCCGGAATTCAGGATTGGATTTTAAAGACGTTCAGGCAACGCGTCGTGACCGGGTTTGAAGCCAAACAAGATGCTGAAACCGGTCGGACGTTCATGCAGCCCATCTATAATCAAGCGGCAGTCAAACGATTCAATGACCTCTACGCGGCAGTTGTACAAGCAGATAAGACTTATTCCGAGACGCTGGGATGCCAGCCTTCAATTAAGCATACGACGGTCAAACCCTCTGGAACGGTAGCCAAGTTGGCGGGCGTGTCAGAAGGAATGCATTTCCATTATTCTCGTTACCTGATTCAACGGATTCGGTTCCAGGATAGTGATCCGTTGTTGCCCGCTTTGAGAGCCTGTGGTTATAAAGTTGAACCAGATGTTTATAGTCAAAATACCATGTGTGTGGAATTTCCAGTCAAGGCGGCGCATGCAGACAAATCAGCGTTTGCTTCTGCTGGTGAGGTCTCCATGGCGGAACAATTTGCAACGCAGGCATTTCTCCAGACCTACTGGTCCGACAACGCAGTTAGCTGTACCGTGACGTTCCAACCTAAAGAAGGCGCAGAAATCAGTCGGCTACTGCTACAGTACCGGCAAACAATTAAGTCGACGTCACTGTTACCTTACAGTGGGGCAGACTTTGATCAGGCACCTAAAGAACCCATTGATGAAGCAACTTATCACCAAAAGCGGGCCGAGATTTCAGCGGACGTGGCGGTTAAGTTTGCTGAAATGATGGGACATCATGATCAAAAAGATGTTGAATTGGTGGATCAATCTGATTGCGCCAGTGGCGCTTGCCCAATTCGGTAGACAAGTGAAACAGGTGACTTGAGGACGTAGATTGAGGTGCAGAACGTGAAGATTTATACGCGTGTAGGTGATCAAGGATTGACGAAACAAGTCAGTGGCCGAATGGTACCAAAGACGGACGCTCAAATTGTGATGCTTGGCGATATCGATGAACTACAGTCATATTTGGGCGTGGTTATTGCTAGTCTGGGCAATGCTCACATAACGCTTGTGGCCGAACTAATGACAATTCAACGTCGACTATACACGCTAGAAGCGGACGTGAGTATTCAACGGCATGCGAAAATGACGGCTGCAGATACGACTAATTTGGAGGAACGCATCGACTGGTACGTGGACCGCGTCCCGGAACTGAAGGGGTTCATTTTACCAGGCGGTTCGCAAGCCGGTGCTCAGCTACAGGTGGCACGCACCGTTGCGCGTCGAGCAGAGCGATCCGCAGTGGCGTTGCATCGCCAACAACCGCTGGCGGCGCCTATTCTGACATACTTGAACCGGCTGTCAGATTATCTATTTGTCCTGGCGCGCTATGTGAACGTCCGGGATGGCTATCAGGAACAACCAAGCAAGTTGGATGAGTGAGTCGGCGGTAGGCCTCAGCTAGATTAGGTGAGTTGTGCAGGGTGGATTTAGCACCGTCCAGATTGTTTGGGGATTAATGAGTCTGGTATTTGTTGGTCATATGGCTATACAGTACAGCGGATGCTAACTAGTTAGACAGATTGCCTTTCTAGGCGCTATGACCCTTAAACTATTTGTGATTAATTACGTAAAAAAAGGGTCTGGGACAAAAGTCCCAGACCCTTTTTGCACTCCGAACGTATATGGTCGAAACGTGCGCCAAAAGGCAGTCAACTCCGCTTAACCCCGATAGACAAACAATCCAAAATCGGGATTATTCGTCTATCGACGTTAATGCTCATTGACTAACCGCCTTCTGTCCCACTCTCTTTTTGTTTTACTAATTTTTACTGTTCTACCAGATCTTAACACGGTCGGCAGGGGCCAAATACATCTGGTCACCTGGCTGGACATTGAAGGTCGTATAGAAGTCGTCGAGATTTTTGACCTGAACGTTAGCCCGTAACTTAGCAGGAGCGTGGACGTCGATCGACAACAGTAGTTGCATGTATTCTGTGGTGGCTTTCATCCGCCAAACGTTGCCCCAATTGATGAAGAACGCCCGGAGGTCAACGTCATCGCTTGATTTAGCGGCCTCTAAGGCACAGCTTAGACCACCGGCGTCGGCAATGTTTTCGGAAACGGTCAGTTGGCCGTTGACCTTTTGACCGGCAAATTCAATGCCATCAAATTCACTGATCATCGCCTTAGCCAGGTCCTTAAAGTGGGCTAGGTCGGCTTCCGTCCACCAATTGTGGATGTTCCCAAATTCATCAAATTGGGAACCGTTATTGTCAAAGGCGTGGGAAATTTCGTGGGCGATGACGGCCCCAATTCCCCCGTAGTTGGCACTGCTAGATTGCTGGAGGCTGTAGAATGGTGCTTGCAGGATGGCAGCTGGGAAGACGATTTCATTGTTGGAAGGGGAGTAGTAGGCGTTCACTGTATTGGCGCTCATCTCCCACTTCTTCCGGTCAACGGGTTGACCCCAGTGGCCGAAGTGGTTGGCAATGATGGTTTCGGTAATGGTTTGCAGGTTATCATACAGTGAAGCCTGTTCGTCAATCTTGAACTTGCTGTAGAGGGCGTCGATAGAGTCTGGGTAGCCCACTTTGATGGTCAGCTTTTGCAACTTCACGATGGCCTTTTCACGAGTGTCTGCACTCAGCCAATCATTGGTCTTTAACCGTTGTTGGTAAACGTGGGTCATCTTGAGGACCATCTGCCGGACGTCTTCCTTGGCTGTTTCACCAAAATATTTACGTCCATAGTAGTCACCAACAACTTGACCAAATGTGCCAGTGGCCAGGTAGTAAGCCGCTTTTTTCTGGGAACGAGCTTGCTTCTGACCGGAAAGTGCCCGGCCATACGTCCCGCCAACCTGCCGGAATTCTTCAGTTAAAGCACCACTGGCAGATAGGACGGTCTTCACCAGCATCCAGCTCTTAATGGCGTCAAAGTTAGCCGGTGCCAGAATGTCGTTGGCTGCATCAAAGAAGAGTGGTTGGGGCAGGATAACTTGTTCAGGAACATCGTTAATAACGCCCTTGATGGCGGCAGTCAAGTCAATATTAGCTAATTTGGCGTCAACGTCTTTCAGTGGGAATGGATTGTACATCTTGACGTAGTCGGCTGATTCTTCAGCGAATTTTACGTGAGGGGCAATCTGAGCATCAAAGTCTTTCGCTTGTTCCACGATGGTCGTGGCTTCGGCTTCGGCATAGCCCGCCAGTTGTAAGAGCTTGACGGCCGTCTGGGTAAAGATGGGCATCAGTTGCTTGGCTGCGGAGTTGTCTTTAGCGTAGTAAGTCTTGTCTGGCAAGAACAGGCTAGGGGCGTCAACGTACAGGGCGTAGTGACTAGTGTCCTTCATGTCGGGTTCTACACCCAGGTCGATTGGCACTGGAAGCCCCTTTTGGTACCATTCCACTAAGTGAGCATTCAAGTCAGTGAAATCCTTGAGGTTGGCAATTTTAGTCAGCCAAGGCTTTAGCGGGGCAGTCCCATCGTTTTCGCGCCGGTCAAAGTCGCTAGCTAGGGCGTATAGTTTTTTAAATTCGGCCATTTCGGAATTGGCGGGGGCCATCTTACCCGCTAAGAGGTCGGCAAAGTCAGCCATCAGAGTGTGCTCGATATTGTCGACTAGGTCCATGAACCCACCAGTTGAGGCGTGATCGGCGGGGATGGTAGCCTGCTCAGCCCACTTGCCGTTGACCGCGTCATAGAAGTCCTGGGTCAGTTTACTTTCGTCTACGGGAAACGCTGATGTTGAGCCACTGGCAGAAGCATCAGACGTGAAATGATTAAGTCGCATACGGAATCCTCCTTGATTTTTCGTGTTACCTCAAAGGTTAAACCATTTGATGAGAAAAGGGAATTTTTTTGACACCCAGTTTTTAGTTGGTCAACTGGATTAGTGGGTAAACCAAAACGTGAGCTAGCGAGGTTGCCCACTAACTCACGTTGGTTCTATTCTGTTGTGATGGGTCACGACCTACTTATCGCCCAGTGCCTTCCGTTTTGTACGGAGAACGGGTCGCTGGAATTTCGGCCGGGTCCGATCCCAA belongs to Levilactobacillus yonginensis and includes:
- a CDS encoding cob(I)yrinic acid a,c-diamide adenosyltransferase, producing MKIYTRVGDQGLTKQVSGRMVPKTDAQIVMLGDIDELQSYLGVVIASLGNAHITLVAELMTIQRRLYTLEADVSIQRHAKMTAADTTNLEERIDWYVDRVPELKGFILPGGSQAGAQLQVARTVARRAERSAVALHRQQPLAAPILTYLNRLSDYLFVLARYVNVRDGYQEQPSKLDE
- the nrdJ gene encoding ribonucleoside-triphosphate reductase, adenosylcobalamin-dependent produces the protein MNTATAPMVTLSADFIKKTQDEVTPHWGELGWVTYKRTYARWLPDQQRTEEWPETVKRVVEGNINLDPRLQADSVTDQVVADLTQEAQNLYRLVYGLAATPSGRNLWISGTDYQHRNGDALNNCWFIAVRPQPYGDSHLVPNYLEQDQLAVSMPFSFMFDQLMKGGGVGFSVTPNNVSQMPRVDRQIDLTIVIDSQSASYDASVALGATDRTDWMQRHSLAKTRYYRLPDTREGWVLANANMIDAHFNASNSEGQTQVVLDISDIRPKDAPIHGFGGTASGPMPLVEMLFDINQILNDAAGRKLTAVDCTDMGNLIGKTVVAGNVRRSAELALGGAEDDDFITMKQDKDKLYHHRWASNNSVAVDSQFADYQPIADSIQHNGEPGIVNLGLSRDYGRLIDGRQPGIDGEVEGTNPCGEISLSNGEPCNLFEVFPSVAEEQGWQLEDAFELGARYTKRVTFSHYDWEVSRKAIHKNRRIGVSMSGIQDWILKTFRQRVVTGFEAKQDAETGRTFMQPIYNQAAVKRFNDLYAAVVQADKTYSETLGCQPSIKHTTVKPSGTVAKLAGVSEGMHFHYSRYLIQRIRFQDSDPLLPALRACGYKVEPDVYSQNTMCVEFPVKAAHADKSAFASAGEVSMAEQFATQAFLQTYWSDNAVSCTVTFQPKEGAEISRLLLQYRQTIKSTSLLPYSGADFDQAPKEPIDEATYHQKRAEISADVAVKFAEMMGHHDQKDVELVDQSDCASGACPIR
- a CDS encoding M13 family metallopeptidase, which encodes MRLNHFTSDASASGSTSAFPVDESKLTQDFYDAVNGKWAEQATIPADHASTGGFMDLVDNIEHTLMADFADLLAGKMAPANSEMAEFKKLYALASDFDRRENDGTAPLKPWLTKIANLKDFTDLNAHLVEWYQKGLPVPIDLGVEPDMKDTSHYALYVDAPSLFLPDKTYYAKDNSAAKQLMPIFTQTAVKLLQLAGYAEAEATTIVEQAKDFDAQIAPHVKFAEESADYVKMYNPFPLKDVDAKLANIDLTAAIKGVINDVPEQVILPQPLFFDAANDILAPANFDAIKSWMLVKTVLSASGALTEEFRQVGGTYGRALSGQKQARSQKKAAYYLATGTFGQVVGDYYGRKYFGETAKEDVRQMVLKMTHVYQQRLKTNDWLSADTREKAIVKLQKLTIKVGYPDSIDALYSKFKIDEQASLYDNLQTITETIIANHFGHWGQPVDRKKWEMSANTVNAYYSPSNNEIVFPAAILQAPFYSLQQSSSANYGGIGAVIAHEISHAFDNNGSQFDEFGNIHNWWTEADLAHFKDLAKAMISEFDGIEFAGQKVNGQLTVSENIADAGGLSCALEAAKSSDDVDLRAFFINWGNVWRMKATTEYMQLLLSIDVHAPAKLRANVQVKNLDDFYTTFNVQPGDQMYLAPADRVKIW